One window of the Candidatus Hydrogenedentota bacterium genome contains the following:
- a CDS encoding GxxExxY protein has translation MDRQRNYIAQVEGELVYKILGAAYSVINAVGHGFREKTYERGLCVEFQHLGIPFSQQQVYPVYYRGIKIDEFIPDLEVAGKVILETKVVDCINDDHVGQTLNYLKITGMEVGLILNFRHPRLQHRKIVYQPERPR, from the coding sequence ATGGATCGACAGCGAAACTATATCGCACAGGTAGAGGGCGAGCTTGTTTACAAGATACTTGGCGCCGCGTACTCGGTTATCAACGCGGTGGGACATGGATTTCGCGAGAAAACGTATGAGCGGGGTCTCTGTGTTGAGTTCCAACACCTGGGCATACCATTCTCGCAGCAACAAGTATATCCGGTCTATTATCGAGGCATAAAGATCGATGAGTTTATTCCCGATCTGGAAGTTGCCGGCAAAGTAATACTCGAGACTAAAGTCGTAGACTGCATCAACGACGATCACGTCGGTCAGACGTTGAATTACTTGAAGATAACCGGCATGGAAGTGGGACTTATCCTGAATTTCCGACATCCAAGACTACAACATCGCAAGATTGTGTACCAACCCGAACGCCCGAGGTAG
- the pepF gene encoding oligoendopeptidase F gives MSKKKSIPARDAVKTEDAWDLTKIFKSDAAWEKAHKKLEKMIPTFATFRGKLGKSAKQIRACLDFEAEFGKLAERVGVYAYLKSTEDVANSTYQGMVARYMHVATLAGEAASFIAPEMQAIPKQKMNEFMKAPQLAEFRFQLRKLVRYRPHILSEKEERLLAMQGEVAGSASNIFEQLNDADLTFGTVVDETGAEVELSQSSFRSLLESPKRAVRKEAFTRFYQEYAAHGHTLAATLSSSVLQDVYQSKVRNHPSVVESALFSDNVPLAVYDNLIETVHKNLDTVYRYLALRKRALKLKALHTYDTYAPIVRTPKVNIPYDEAVSTICDALAPLGDGYVNIMRKGLLDGRWVDRYENQGKRSGAFSYGAYGTPPYIMMNYKDDVLDSMYTLAHEAGHSMHTHYSAKHQPYQYSHYTIFVAEVASTFNEQLLGKHLFRQARTKTEKARLINKEIDEIRGTIIRQTMFAEFERIIHAIAEAGQPLTLDVLRAQYRGLLETYFGPDFVIDEALELECLRIPHFYNAFYVYKYATGLSAAIALSETVASGGAKERDRYLSFLQSGGSKFPLDLLKDAGVDLTTPAPVDAAMARFAYLVDELEALV, from the coding sequence ATGAGCAAGAAGAAGAGCATACCGGCGCGCGACGCCGTGAAGACCGAGGATGCCTGGGATCTCACCAAGATCTTTAAGTCGGACGCGGCCTGGGAAAAAGCCCACAAGAAGTTGGAAAAGATGATTCCCACCTTCGCGACATTCCGCGGCAAGCTGGGAAAATCGGCGAAGCAGATCCGGGCCTGCCTTGACTTCGAGGCGGAGTTTGGCAAGCTCGCCGAGCGGGTGGGGGTATACGCCTACCTCAAGAGCACCGAGGACGTGGCCAACAGCACCTACCAGGGCATGGTCGCCCGCTATATGCACGTGGCGACGCTGGCCGGCGAGGCCGCGAGTTTCATCGCGCCCGAAATGCAGGCCATCCCGAAGCAGAAGATGAACGAATTCATGAAGGCCCCGCAGCTGGCCGAGTTCCGCTTCCAGTTGCGGAAACTCGTCCGATACCGGCCCCACATCCTCTCCGAAAAGGAAGAGCGCCTCCTCGCCATGCAGGGCGAGGTCGCTGGTTCCGCCTCCAACATCTTCGAGCAGCTGAACGACGCCGACCTTACCTTCGGAACCGTCGTGGACGAAACCGGCGCCGAGGTGGAGCTTTCGCAGAGTTCCTTCCGGAGCCTGCTCGAATCGCCGAAGCGCGCCGTGCGCAAGGAAGCCTTCACCAGGTTCTACCAGGAATACGCGGCCCACGGCCATACCCTCGCCGCCACGCTGAGTTCCAGCGTGCTCCAGGATGTCTACCAGTCGAAAGTCCGCAACCATCCCTCCGTCGTGGAATCCGCCCTGTTCTCGGACAATGTCCCGCTGGCCGTGTACGACAACCTCATCGAGACCGTACACAAAAACCTGGACACCGTCTACCGCTACCTCGCCCTGCGCAAGCGGGCCCTGAAGCTCAAGGCGCTGCACACCTACGACACCTACGCCCCCATCGTCCGGACGCCGAAGGTGAACATCCCTTATGACGAGGCCGTAAGCACCATTTGCGACGCCCTGGCGCCCCTCGGCGACGGCTACGTGAACATCATGCGCAAGGGCCTCCTGGACGGGCGCTGGGTGGACCGCTACGAGAACCAGGGCAAGCGCAGCGGAGCCTTCTCCTACGGCGCCTACGGCACGCCGCCCTACATCATGATGAACTACAAGGACGATGTGCTCGACAGCATGTACACCCTGGCGCACGAAGCCGGGCACTCCATGCACACGCACTACAGCGCAAAGCACCAGCCCTACCAGTACAGCCATTACACGATTTTCGTGGCGGAGGTCGCGTCGACCTTCAATGAGCAGTTGCTCGGCAAGCATCTCTTCCGCCAGGCCCGCACCAAAACGGAGAAAGCACGCTTGATCAACAAGGAAATCGACGAGATACGGGGCACCATCATCCGCCAGACCATGTTCGCCGAGTTCGAGCGCATCATCCACGCGATCGCCGAAGCCGGCCAGCCGCTGACATTGGACGTGCTGCGCGCGCAGTACCGCGGCCTGCTCGAGACCTACTTCGGCCCCGATTTCGTCATCGACGAAGCCCTCGAGCTTGAATGCCTCCGCATCCCGCACTTCTACAACGCCTTCTACGTCTACAAGTACGCCACCGGCCTCTCCGCCGCCATCGCGCTTTCGGAAACGGTCGCCAGCGGCGGCGCGAAGGAGCGCGATCGCTATTTGAGCTTCCTGCAGAGCGGCGGGTCGAAATTCCCGCTCGACTTGCTCAAGGACGCCGGCGTCGACCTGACCACCCCGGCGCCGGTCGACGCGGCCATGGCGCGATTCGCCTACCTCGTGGACGAGCTGGAAGCACTCGTCTAA
- the rfaE2 gene encoding D-glycero-beta-D-manno-heptose 1-phosphate adenylyltransferase, protein MEQTDYRALMARFDKIRVLAVGDIYLDENVSGKVTEVSLEAPIPVYEVHQRKYNPGAAGNAACNTASLGGQVMMLGVIGDDVNAGIVKREFEARNVDTSHIVVDPARATSTYGKLRAGGHNIPTQEVLRTDTPKPTLLTGDVEAQVVAKVYELAPHVDAILLGDQAVSTITDKVLAAIVECAQKHNLVTVADSRARAGFFHGIDIVVPNDAEAGRAAGIEVVDEATLMQAGKFLLNSAKNAFVTRGPHGIEIFAQDGTVENVPIRPVKAVDVTGAGDTVAAMVVLARTAGASLRDAAFLGNIAAGVAVEQEGVVTVSRAEVEEALYGAGGPAKLKTPEQLKPVLEKLRREGKKVVWTNGCFDILHVGHITYLIAARLQGDVLVVGLNTDKSVQENKGPGRPVVNERDRATVLAALECVDYVVLFDGKTPMPLLEALRPDVYAKGGDYTLETIVQEERRLVEGYGGAIAIIPGVDGHSTTSIIDRITEEQR, encoded by the coding sequence ATGGAACAGACCGACTACCGGGCGCTGATGGCCCGCTTTGACAAGATCCGCGTTTTGGCCGTGGGCGACATCTATCTGGACGAGAACGTTTCCGGGAAAGTCACCGAGGTGAGCCTGGAAGCGCCGATTCCGGTGTATGAAGTGCACCAGCGCAAGTACAATCCGGGCGCGGCGGGGAACGCGGCCTGCAACACCGCCTCGCTGGGCGGGCAGGTCATGATGCTGGGCGTGATTGGCGACGACGTGAATGCGGGCATCGTGAAGCGCGAGTTTGAGGCCCGAAACGTGGATACGTCGCACATCGTGGTGGATCCGGCGCGCGCAACCAGCACCTACGGCAAGCTGCGCGCGGGCGGCCACAATATCCCGACGCAGGAAGTGCTGCGCACGGACACGCCCAAGCCGACGCTGCTTACGGGCGACGTGGAAGCCCAGGTGGTGGCGAAGGTTTACGAGCTGGCGCCGCACGTGGACGCGATCCTGCTGGGCGATCAGGCGGTCTCGACGATCACGGACAAGGTCCTTGCGGCCATTGTGGAATGCGCACAGAAACACAACCTGGTCACCGTGGCGGATTCGCGCGCGCGCGCGGGATTCTTCCACGGCATCGATATTGTGGTGCCCAACGACGCGGAGGCGGGGCGCGCGGCGGGGATTGAGGTGGTGGACGAGGCGACGCTGATGCAGGCCGGCAAGTTCCTGCTGAATTCGGCGAAGAACGCCTTTGTCACGCGCGGGCCGCACGGCATCGAGATCTTCGCGCAGGACGGCACGGTGGAGAATGTGCCGATCCGGCCCGTGAAAGCCGTGGATGTGACCGGCGCGGGCGATACGGTTGCGGCGATGGTTGTGCTGGCGCGGACGGCGGGGGCCTCCCTGCGCGACGCCGCGTTTCTGGGTAACATCGCCGCCGGCGTGGCGGTGGAACAGGAGGGCGTGGTCACCGTCAGCCGCGCGGAGGTGGAAGAGGCGCTCTACGGGGCGGGTGGCCCGGCGAAGCTGAAAACCCCGGAGCAGCTCAAGCCCGTGCTCGAAAAACTCCGCCGGGAAGGAAAGAAGGTTGTCTGGACAAACGGGTGTTTCGACATCCTTCACGTGGGGCACATTACCTACCTTATCGCGGCGCGGCTGCAGGGCGACGTACTCGTCGTCGGTCTGAACACGGACAAGTCCGTACAGGAGAACAAGGGGCCGGGACGGCCGGTGGTGAACGAACGGGACCGCGCGACGGTCCTGGCGGCGCTGGAGTGCGTGGATTACGTCGTGCTCTTCGACGGCAAGACGCCGATGCCACTGCTGGAGGCGTTGAGGCCGGATGTATACGCGAAGGGCGGCGACTACACGCTTGAGACCATCGTCCAGGAGGAGCGCCGTCTGGTGGAGGGCTACGGCGGCGCGATCGCGATCATCCCCGGGGTCGACGGCCACAGCACCACGAGCATCATCGACCGGATCACGGAGGAGCAGCGGTAG
- a CDS encoding helicase-associated domain-containing protein, with translation MRRGASLMASLEGMSMQAYRIATELAGNTRSGLTVRFLAKKLEIPPEEVEYLLDVHDRLFFSDLTKVKVVAEGHGMVKRIAEGLECRGDIPSLVERVKSYSPNDFRRLEEQIGFDEPCTKRMAVDEIIQRYYGTPEALLTYVGAGDFSEVARELFDIVWQSKDGVLPVSQIQASHGGSEYEIEQGLTELFEGFALFEMFRFDTEDRLVRVAGLLKELRPFRTAAGSASPDRSRLKPLRGKPDSIESRELQFSDTICRLVAAVAARPVRLRSDGELFREDRRRLAAICPEDIEPSLNTCLWVAEGAGWLVRVDNTLRAGELESLIGLDRVRRHQRLCDWLLEKGDDVTARALLREFLDEVKPGAWYAMDDFVSTVMQWKEEEEQLVLRQLNGQWKYVNPNASEQARSRLARALEETFFWLGFVDRGTKDGERVFRLSDVGDALLRSAIPESLAARFPRRKGEFVVQPNFDIVVPAEDMDPLLTVPLDQFSERGSTGQATVYNVSRESFTQAVQEGHDAGAFVEFLLAHNRGGSLPANVMTTLEDWRGAMKQVRLKTIHVIESDDPLVMADLVHRRKFEKYLRHLDGRHTVSYGGIDRDELVRALEKEGFIVE, from the coding sequence ATGCGACGTGGCGCGAGCCTGATGGCTTCTCTGGAAGGCATGAGCATGCAGGCCTACCGCATCGCCACGGAGCTTGCGGGCAACACCCGCTCCGGGCTCACCGTCCGGTTCCTGGCGAAAAAGCTCGAAATCCCCCCGGAAGAAGTCGAATACCTGCTCGACGTGCATGACCGCCTGTTTTTCTCCGACCTGACCAAAGTGAAGGTGGTGGCGGAGGGGCACGGGATGGTCAAGCGGATCGCCGAGGGCCTTGAGTGCCGGGGCGACATCCCCTCGCTGGTCGAACGGGTGAAAAGCTACTCGCCCAATGATTTCCGCCGCCTCGAAGAGCAGATCGGCTTCGATGAACCGTGCACGAAGCGGATGGCCGTCGATGAGATCATCCAGCGGTACTACGGCACGCCGGAGGCGCTCCTGACCTACGTCGGCGCCGGGGATTTCTCCGAAGTGGCGCGCGAGTTGTTTGACATCGTCTGGCAGTCGAAGGATGGGGTACTGCCGGTCTCCCAGATCCAGGCGAGCCACGGCGGCTCCGAATACGAAATCGAACAGGGGCTCACCGAACTCTTCGAAGGCTTCGCCCTTTTCGAGATGTTCCGCTTCGACACCGAAGACCGGCTCGTGCGCGTGGCTGGTCTACTCAAGGAGCTCCGGCCCTTTCGCACCGCCGCCGGAAGCGCTTCGCCCGATCGCTCGCGCCTGAAGCCCCTGCGCGGCAAACCCGACAGTATCGAATCGCGCGAACTGCAATTCTCGGACACCATTTGCCGGCTCGTGGCCGCCGTGGCCGCGCGGCCCGTCCGGCTGCGGAGCGACGGGGAGCTGTTTCGCGAGGACCGGCGCCGTCTGGCCGCCATCTGCCCCGAAGACATTGAACCCTCCCTCAATACCTGCCTCTGGGTCGCCGAAGGCGCCGGGTGGCTCGTTCGAGTGGACAACACCCTGCGCGCGGGCGAGCTGGAGTCCCTTATCGGCCTCGACCGCGTGCGCCGCCACCAGCGCCTGTGCGACTGGCTACTCGAAAAAGGGGACGATGTCACCGCGCGCGCACTGCTGCGTGAATTCCTCGACGAGGTCAAGCCGGGCGCCTGGTACGCCATGGACGACTTCGTTTCCACCGTGATGCAATGGAAGGAAGAGGAAGAACAGCTCGTGCTGCGCCAGTTGAACGGCCAATGGAAGTACGTGAATCCGAACGCGTCGGAGCAGGCGCGAAGCCGGCTGGCGCGCGCGCTGGAGGAGACCTTCTTCTGGCTCGGGTTCGTCGATCGCGGAACGAAGGATGGCGAGCGGGTATTCCGCCTCTCGGATGTGGGCGATGCGCTCCTCCGATCGGCGATTCCGGAATCCCTGGCGGCCCGCTTTCCCCGCCGCAAGGGCGAATTCGTCGTGCAGCCCAATTTCGATATTGTTGTCCCCGCGGAGGACATGGATCCGCTGCTGACCGTGCCGCTCGACCAGTTTTCAGAGCGCGGCAGCACCGGGCAGGCCACCGTATACAATGTGAGCCGGGAGTCCTTCACCCAGGCCGTCCAGGAAGGGCACGACGCCGGGGCCTTCGTCGAATTCCTCCTCGCGCACAACCGCGGCGGCAGCCTGCCGGCCAACGTGATGACCACGCTGGAGGATTGGCGCGGCGCCATGAAGCAGGTCCGCCTGAAAACTATCCACGTGATCGAATCCGACGATCCGCTGGTCATGGCCGACCTCGTTCACCGGCGCAAGTTCGAGAAATACCTCCGGCATCTCGATGGGCGCCACACGGTGTCGTACGGCGGCATCGACCGCGACGAACTCGTGCGCGCGCTCGAAAAAGAGGGCTTCATCGTCGAGTGA